The DNA sequence GAGATTGTTATGATCCCATCGTGATGGATGTTGTTTGCTGGAGGATGTGTGGGCATGCAACACAGCGTTTTGGAGTCCATATTTACTTCTTGTTTGGGTCTTTTATTTACTTGTCGTTTGAGTCATTGTAGTAGTCTATTTTCATAGTCTGTTATTTTACTTTACACTTGTTGTTTGGTTATTTGTCTAGTCTGTTATTCCTGTGAGGATATGAGGAAAAGAGGGCACGGAGTGAAGGAATCTGGAAAATTGCCAAGGCTTGATTGTAAGGAGGTTTCTGGAACCCCTCGAAGTATTCCTTCTATCAATATACGTGTGGCTCGTTTGAgctttttatcaaacaccttcCAGCCATTTCTATTTCTCAATACAGCTACCCAACGTTACAACCCAACCATTTCCTCATTACATCACAGCCATTTCACTACAGGATTATAACATATTTGTTTTGGTGACATGCATTCTGGTATTATTATGCTTGAAACTATGAAACGAAATGTTCTGCTTgagctttttcttttattttcttaaataagcaagtgaATCGGACATGTTTGCACCTAACTAGATAGTACACCATAGGAATACCTAAATAGGAACAGGGAAAGAGACCAGAAAATCACCAAGACAGCAAGACTCTGCCCATTCAAATCTATAGAGGCTGTCCAAAGGAAAGCTCTATCCTTGAATGGTTGGTCGTTGAAGAGAAAGAACTGGGAATTTGCGCCTATTTGCTTGCTTACTACGCCATCCATGAGCTCTTTTAGCTGTTCTTGGAGGAATGATGTCCCAAATATGTATCATGATGATAAGTTTTCTTATTCACCTCTTGTGATTCTCATTGGCAATGTATTTGGAGATGTCAGTTTGGAAATTGAATATATCTATAGTGAGATTTCACGTTGTTTCTTGACTTTGTTCGAGTTGATTGAGATAGGAGACATGAAAGGATCTGGTTTCCTTGaggatgaaaatatatttaagttgtatGGTCTCATGTCTAATAgcatcccaaaaacatagtttgGCATATGGAAGATTTTATATTCCATCATGATTAATTTCTGTGTATGTGTATTGTGTGCTGGCTTCCTGATTCATGCTtaatgttttcctttcttttccagTTTTGGATGTTACTTCATGGGATGTGGAGCAAATTTTGATATGTAACCAGCCTGATATGGATGAATGTGTGGCCTGTCAAAATCCAGATGAGGAAGCTGATGCAATGAGTGAAGAATCACCTTCAGGTTTGTATCAATCTTAAATATAatgtttacttttttatcttgtgtttttttaagatgagaaaatatttgatCTGAATTCATCATGACTTTTTGCTTGATCCATGTCTCTCAAAACATAATGAGACCTTCCTGTTTAGGACTTCAATAAGTGCAATATCATCCAAACAATAACCTAAATATTAAAAGGTGAAGAGTGAGTTGTGTAAAATGCGCTTGATCTTCTTGAAACTAGAGCAAGATTTTCTTCTAAGAACTTTATCTTGTGATGTGTTCTAAGATTGCTTATTGTTCTCATAGGCGATGAAGCTGGGAATAGCAATGATTCTAGCTGGAGCATGGATTGTTCGGTAGTTGTAAGAGTCAAAACATTGCATATCAGTTCTCCTATTTTGGCAGCCAAAAGTCCATTCTTTTATAAGGTATAGATTATATCTTACCTTAAGGTGGCTTTACCTATGTTTACTTGTGCTATcgctacttaaaaaaaattactcatatTGTTGGTAAATGGGATTTTCATTCCTCTTATTATTGTAGTTATTCTCAAATGGGATGAGAGAGTCAGAGCAGCGACATATAACCCTTCGTATCAATGCCTCTGGTATAAAGAAATATCCTAAACTTTGTGTTTTCTTactattattctttaaatatcCTAAACTTCCTGTTTCTAActattattgttaaaatatactaaactCCCTGTTTTCTTACCATTATTCTTTATATTTGTTGAAACTAATTAGCTTCTTGATTGTGCATGGAAAATTCAACTTACAATTCTTTTCATTTCCCCCTTGTTGCAGAGGAAGTTGCCCTCATGGAGCTTTTGAATTTTATGTACAGTAATACCTTATCCGTCACAACAGCTCCCGCTTTGCTGGAAGTTCTTATGGCTGCCGACAAATTTGAGGTCGCCTCATGCATGAGGTATTGCAGCCGACTATTGCGGAATATCCCAATGACACCTAAGTCTGCATTGGATTATCTTGAGCTTCCTTCTAGTGTTTTGATAGCTGATGCGATCCAGCCATTGACTGACACTGCAAAGCGGTACCTTGCTACCCGCTATAAGGACATCAACAAGTAAGTTCTAATTCCAAGTACAATATACAACTCGATCTTCATTTCCCTCCTCCTgtcttccctttcttttctagtcttattttcttttagtcTTTTCTTATCAGAAAAGTTACTTTTAAAGGTAGAGTTGTGTTATTAATACCTGTCAAAGCGTTTTTAAACTTCCTCACAGATTATCCTCTTATTTCCTGCGTCATGCAATTCTCTCTTCATGTTTGTTACACGAGGAAAATGCCACAATTTTCTGTTAGCCATGGGTCATAAACTCCAATACGTTATATGTTGCATTTTCTACCTATACCTTTTGGCTTGGTTAAACAAGAGGAACAGGATCCTTAGGTTTTAATATCAGTTAACATGAAAAGCAGTTTCATATGTTGCGACGTTATAGCAAAGTTGATCCACACAATCAGCAAAGTGTCAATAGCGTTCAGATTAAGTGAGCACATCTATTAATTAACTTACgataaacattattaaaaaaaaatgagcacAACTATTCATTATTGCTGCTACTGCTATTGTTTCGCTTGAtgttttcttcatctttatgaaaattaaatgcaaTTTGCCTTCTGGTTTTTACCACTTTTGACCAGGTCCCAAGAAGATTTGATGGACTTGCGCCTTGCTGGAGTAGAGGCAGTGTTGTCCAGTGATGATCTCCAGGTTGCATCAGAGGATACTGTCTATGACTTTATGTTGAAATGGGCTAGGGCTCAGTATCCAAAACTGGAGGAGCGACGAGAAGTCATTGGCAAAAATCTGGCACGCCTTATTCGATTTCCTTACATGACGTGCCGGAAGCTTAGGAAGGTTTTAAGCTGTAATGATTTTGATCATGAGGTGGCATCCAAATTTGTTATGGAGGCCCTCTTTTTTAAGGCTGAGGCACCACACCGCCAACGCATTCAAGCTGCAGAAGAGTCTGCCGTTAGGTTTCGCCGCTATGTGGAGCGAGCCTACAAGTATCGCCCTGTCAAGGTGGTAGAATTTGAACTTCCTAGGCAGCAGTGCGTGGTGTACCTGGACCTGAAGCGGGAGGAGTGTGCAAATTTGTTCCCTTCTGGACGAGTGTATTCTCAGGCATTCCACTTGGGGGGCCAAGGCTTCTTCCTGTCAGCTCATTGTAACATGGACCAGCAGAGCTCTTCCCACTGTTTTGGGCTGTTTTTAGGGATGCAGGAAAAGGGATCGGTGACTTTTGCTGTAGACTATGAATTTGCAGCAAGATCAAAGCCAACAGATGAGTTTTCCAGCAAATACAAAGGCAACTACACCTTCACTGGGGGGAAGGCAGTTGGCTACCGAAACTTATTTGGCATACCCTGGACTTCTTTCATGGCTGAAGACAGTCACCACTTTGTAAATGGCGTCCTCCATCTGAGAGCTGAGCTTACCATCAGGCACTGACTCCCGCGATCTGTTCACAAGGCCGATTAGTGGGTGGGTCTAACCTTTCGTTCTATTGTTTTTCCCGCTCCTTTCCTCGTAGAACTTGAAAACACAGCACTTGTAATGATCAGGCATTACGACCTCCCCCCCCCGTCTTTAGATACTTTAGGTGTCAGGCAGTCTCAGGGCCTCCTTCTTGTGTTTAGAAGGAACGGGGAAATTTGTAAATGGGTTTCAGTAGGTCGCAAAagttaaaaatgttattttgggTTTTTAATCATGGAACCGAGTGGCAAGCATGATTGTTTCGCCCAAATTAATCTTTCTATGTTTCATTGGGAGTAAGGAATGTCTCGAGTACTTGGCCTCCGTCAAGCAACTATACTTGGATCTATTCAATCGTATCTGGGATTGTCTGTTGTTGAGTGAGTGTGAGTGCATGCAGTTCATAACTTCATAAAGTGAGGCgagatattaagaaaataaaaaaaaattaatggaatTCATTTGCagaaacatataataaacaagAAAGTAAATGTATTGAAATcttttgttgagaaaaaaaatgtattgaaaTATTTAGCATTGATGGTAGGAAAAGCTATTTTGGGGGGCGGGTAAAATGTACGCAATTTATGACTCCCCTCCCATGACTGACTTAGGTATAGCACATATTCTCTCTCGTCTGGCTTCTCGTGGGAGGATCAAAATTTTGGGAATTTCCTTGTTGGTAAAGATTTGGAATCCAATTCTCGCTCACATCAAAAAACAACATCACGTATTACGTATCCATATTTGGTGATGCACTTGATCCAGGGTGCACCGCACCTGAGAACTTAAAAGTCCTCCAACCTTTTACCACCGCACTTTCCATCTCATTTTCCTTGCACCGTTAGATCAATCAgctattattttctaaattaaataaacttaataattgataaataatattatgtaaatatatacaatatgaatgagataagatagatCTGTGTGAAAATATCGTAGCCACGCCTAAAGGAGTAAAGGGTAAATACTCCACTCCACACGCACCACAGTCCCATTGCGTCACGCGAAAGCTCTCTTTAGCATATAAAGCGAATATGTATATGTACATCTCACCCCCTTTCACGCGTTCACACCTCTATTCTCCATAAAAGCTTTCTTCACAAAATCGAGCAGGGGatttgcagagagagagagagagagagagatacctgcGGTATAGCTTTTGACCCAAAACCAAGATGCCGAAGAACAAGGGTAAGGGAGGCAAGAACCGGAAGCGAGGGAAGAACGAGGCGGACGACGATAAACGCGAGTTGGTGTTCAAGGAAGACGGGCAAGAGTACGCGCAGGTGCTTCGGATGCTGGGGAACGGTCGGTGCGAGGCCACGTGCATCGACGGCACCAAGCGGCTCTGCCACATCCGAGGCAAGATGCACAAGAAGGTGTGGATCGCCGCCGGCGACATCATCCTCGTGGGACTCAGGGACTACCAGGACGACAAGGCTGACGTTATCCTCAAGTACATGCCCGACGAGGCTAGGCTCTTGAAGGCCTACGGCGAGCTGCCGGAGACAACCCGGTTGAACGAGGGGATTGCCGGTGGGTTGGTCGAGGAAGACGATGCAGCTGGGGATGACTACATCGAGTTTGAGGACGAGGATATTGATAAGatctaaatttctaaaaaccaaaaaaatataaggtTTGGATTTAGATTCAGTATACTTTGTTCTGTGTGTTTTGCTTGCGTTTCTACTTTCTGATACTACAACGAACAATATGTAACGTTTTGctttttcttattcaataaTACTAAAGGGGTTGGCTATGTTCTGTCCTGGTCGTTCAATAACTTTGTTGAATTTGAGAAGGGCATGAAGAAAGTACTGGATTTGAGACTGTTCTTCAtgatttcctcaaaaatgttaTTTGCCTTTGCAATTTGACCATGATCTGAGGCATAGAATTTTAGTCGATTTTGAAACCAGAGTAGTCCTGGCAGCTTTATCCAATCAGTGGTGTATCACGTCACGATTCTGCCCTCAGTCAAAATGAACTCAAACCGATGAGCATAGATTATCTGGacattattcaatatatatcaCAGCACAGAACAGATAACATTTGACATGCTCGGCCATTGCCGTTCTACCTGTGAACTCTTTCACGTACAAGCTAACTCACGGTAACATTAGTTCTGTGGTTCATTATATGTCAAACACAACTTCCAATATCTTCTCACAAGAAATTTTTTAGTACTTAAATCTTCAGCTGGTTCTGTGAACTTGAACAGAACATTCTAACATAGGCATTATGGTTTATCTTCAACATCATATGAATCAGTATAAATATAGTTTGTCATACTATTACAGTTCTTGCCTTAGTATAACTCTCCTACAGTTCCCCATAAAGTTTTGCAGAGCAGCGATGGGCAGACTACATAAAACTGCTGCTATTGTATAAAGATCATTagtgttaagaaaaaaaaaaagctagcgTTGGTTTACTCGTTCTCAAAAAGAAATGTGGTGCTATGATTTTTGCAATTTCCAATCTTCTTCTTATTTATTCTCAAGTGACTTCATTAATAAAACAAGAGTTTAATACGGCAAGGTAACATATATTACAAGCCAAATATTTGTTAATTAGGGAGGATGTTTCCCACAATGAGAGTCTAATAAGCAAgttgagatatatatttttttctgttaagtaataattttattcaaagaaataggcataagcccaagtacacaggatgtatacaaaggATATACCTACAACTtctagaaacaaaaagaaaactaacatcATAAAGCTAAAACAGATGCAGAAAATTATCCGCCATTACAAAAGCTTTTGCCCAAGAACTCAAAGTACTCAAGAAAAAAACCCTAAGATCTCCCAAAGAACGTTCTCTATCTTCGAAGcatctctcatttttttcaagcCAAATGCAACACGTAAGACAAggaggaatcattttccaaacactCACCGCCTTCTTACAGCCCTTCACACcctaccaataaatccaccactccCCTGGGCATTACCCAATGTAATCctgtccaactcaaaacctcgTTCCACAAGAATCTTGTCACTTCGCAGGGAAGGAAAAGGTGATTTACAGATTCTCCATCCCATTTGCACAAAACACACCAATCAGCAATAAACAAACCTCTCCTTCTAAGATTATCAGTAGTCCATGCTTTGCCCAAAGTAGCCACCCAACAAAAACAAGCAACCTTAGAAGGAACTTTCActttccaaatacttttccaagGGAATACACAACTACTATGGCTTGACAAAATTCTGTAATAAGATGAAACTGAAAACTTAGCTTTTCCAGCATGAATCCACACCATGCAATCCTCTCTATCGTGCACCAGTTTTGAGCTGTAAAGTTTAACCAACAGAGCCTTAACTTCATCCACTTCCCAGTCATTAACATcccttttaaaaataacattccaTTCAACCTTATTGTTACTACTGCAAAACAAATCATAAACAGCTgcattttgatcccttgcaatTCTGAAAAGGGCAGGAAATCCCAGCTTAAGAGCAGTATCCCCACACCACAGATCATGCCAAAAGTGTATCCTCTTTCCATCTCCCATCTTCAATctgaaattattggagaaggaatCCCAACCTTTTCTAATAATTGAGATATTTATTATTGGAATGTGCCCATTGCGCAATGGAatgcgcacatcgattttggGGTCGATGTATCTTGACTGCTCTCCATTCTTCAAGATCTTTTAGCAAGAATCTGTGTCTCTTGCTAATCCTTCTGCTTCCCAATTGTTtgctttttttggttggtttaTACTATTGATGGGCATTTGAGGAGTCTCCTtctatgatgattttttttatctgccTTAATTGTGCTTCTTGTACTCCTATGTAAGCTACCATTACCTCACCTTGATTGGGATCAGTGCTCCATATGAATCTGGTTACCACAAATTGTATGACTCCCCTGTTAGATCTGCAGACTGCAGCTGATGTGCATCCTTCCTTCCTTACTGCAACATTGGATGTAATTGAAAATGCCTTCTGATTATGGGGGCTTCCACCTGAGGTTATTATCTGCAGCTTTCCATTTCCATGCTTTACAATGTTCATAATACATgtcaatggtttttttttttttttaacaaactgTTCTACTATTGGGCTGCTATCATTGTGAATTCTCTGATTTCTGGTGAACCTAATATTGTCCATTGCCAAAACAACAAATATCTGGAATTGGTGGGATTCTCTCTCAGAGAGATTGAGCTTATTTGTGGATTTAAGATTGTGTCTATCTAGCTCTTAATTCCTAGTGGCATAAAGGATGATATATCCAGGGGCCAAGGTGATTGCCTCCATAAAATCCTTGTGAATGGACAATTTAGGATCAGATGTTTAGTGGTTTCTTCTTCCAACTGACAGATTGGACAAAGTTTCTGGTCTTCAGAGAGTGGAATACAATTACCAAGTAAAGACTTAGTAGGCAAGCTTAAGACGATCTTGAAGTTTTAAAGACCAGAGTTTTTCCAAATAGAAGTAGATTGTGCTGCATTTTGATCATTCTGTTGGAAAACAATAGCAGCATATGCTGACTTGACAGAAAATTTTCCTGAGGAATGATGTGTCCATCTTGGAGTATCTTGTTGATTGTGATACTGGTATTCAGTGAGatggattttttggatttccCACATTGAATTCTGTGTGAAAAGCGTCTGGAGAAGAATTATGTTCCATCTTCTAGGTTCCTCTAAGATTAACTCTGAAACTTTAAAGTGAGGGTCTTGCCATGTGTCTGATGTCTTTGGTATGGGAGTGAATGAATTTAAAGTTGGAATCCAGGTATCAGACCACACTTTAGTATCTACCCCATTATTTATTTGAAAGCATATGCTTGAGAGAATGAAgtctttttgtttaattaaacCTTTCCAGAATCTTGAGTCATTTGGTTTTGCTGAGACAGTGCTCCAAGAGGTAATACTTGTATTTTTGGACCAACATTTCTTTCCATATGCTTTTTACCTTACTATTCAGATGCCAGACAAGTTTACTCAGCAGTGCTTTGTTAAAATTAGCAGCAAGTCTGATGCCTAGACCTCCTACTGACTTGGGTTTGCATATTGAATTCCAAGATTTTGGAGTGAAATTGTGCATTTTGTTTGCCTTAAACCCTACTAAAAACACATTAGGGCTCTATCTATCCTATTGGTGATGTTCTTTGGGTGCCAAATTGTGGACATTGTGTAAGAAGGAATGGCACTGGCCACTGATTTGATGAGGGTTGTTCTTCCTGCCTGTGAAAGGAGTTTAGATTTCCATCCTGTCAATTTACTTTGGATTTTCTCTAAGATCTCATTACAGCGATGTTTTATTGAAGATCCAGAATTGAGTGGTAGACCtagatatttgattttagaagaTGAGATGTAATTTGTGAAGATGAGGTTAGTTCCCTTACTAGCAGCACATATCCAAAGCCTAAGATCAAATTCTCTGtgaattcaattaatttgtgGTAATAAAAactttgggctatgcctattgtTGTTGATAAAATTTCTTGTTTACttatccaagaaaaaaaaaggaactaaCCTTCATATTGTTTCTGGATGCTATTTTGAATTGTTGTAGCCCGTAATTCTTCTCACTTCTCATCAATATCAACATAGGAAGGATAATTCCACTAGCCCTTAAAATAAGTACCTggaaattacaataataaaaccTAATCAAATGATTCAGAAGGACTCCAGATGGTCCGGCCCTTAAAATATGTGCTGCCCATCTTTAAGAAACAATGAAGATACTGCAGATTTATTCTTATCGTATGTGCTGCCCATCTTACACAGATTTGATGTGTTGCCTATGAAGATACTTACAGATTTTGTTTTATAGCAGTTTTTTATAgcagaattttttttacaaagcaGATGTTTTTATAAAGCAGATTTCTTATAGCAGAATTTGTTTTACatagcagatttttttataaagtagatttttgtaaataataacagatttttaatgaagcagttttttttttataaacatatttttttatgacaaatttaaattttattaaaaccggACCagaaatcggtaaaaccggaagtaccagtttaggagaATAACTaatgcgtaatcggttttgaaaaatgtaaattagtatataccgatttggtcttaaattttgtcaaaaaccggattggaccggactggttacacccaTCGTTAGTAGTTATGGTAGTGATTTTATCGCATTTCAATGGCATTTTCCATTCAAGAATAGGCTATCGTTCGATTAAACTACAACCAATTTCTATATGACTGCTTATAAACAATTCATTAGGAAGGCAAACAAATACGcgcataaaaaaacaaacactaaAGAACAAACAAAGTTTGACCTTAAGGCATCATCTAAGCTTTCCTTCCCACTACTCTTCTTGGCCGCTTCCTTGACTTTGTCAATGTAACCATCAATCGGGGGAGTCAAAGTCGCCATGAAACGGTTCGCGAGAGCGTAGTCAGTTCCGCTACCAACGCAACAACTCTCAACTCATCAAGCAACGCCTCAATGGCCTCATTCAACCGCAAAAGCATGGACTTTGTCGCCTCCCTGACCCGGTTCCGCCTCATCAGAACACTATTGTACTCCTTGGTCAGAAGTCACCCATCCTCCGCCATGTTAGGAGCTCGGTTGAGGAACTAGAGACATAGGTGCAATCGAGCTCAGATAGGTCTTGTTGTGGCTTAAACGATTGCTTGGGTATTATTTTGGAAGTGAAGTCAAAATGTGGTGTTGTGCTTACAGAAATGTTGTGTTTGAAAAGGAGTAAGAGCATTAGTAATGGTGTAGGCAAAAGTAAAggtaaaatttgactaaaatcacatattttacattttgtcTTTGCCATTCAAAAGAGATTCTCATATTGGATTATACACCTAttagccaaaataataataaaatattattttttaacaataataagtattttcctaatttgttttccatattttgtaattatactaaccatatgttaattaataatttcattcttaattaaattattgttttgccTTTTGTTGAGTGAGAGAGCAAgtgggagagagaaaaaaaaagtaataaaataaagtacatagGATGAATAGTACATCTCCAAATACATAGAAACACTGTAGCTAGTAAgcaaaaaatttacatttggttaatccaatgtggTAGATTTAATGGGGTTGTTAGCTAAATATTGGTTTGCATTGATGTTTGCCTACACCATTGCTAGATCTCTAAGAAGTATAGGGCTATGAATGAGGTTATGCAAATAAACACATTGTTTTACTTATGGTTCTAAAAGATGTTCTAGCTTAGACTCCTTTATTGTCCTAATTGCCATGTGTATGTCAGTTATCTTCTTGCTTTAGTTTGTTAGCCTTGTGATGTATAAGGGAAATACAAAGAGGtgagagggttttttttttttttttttgtgttataAAAAATGCTATAAGAAACATGTGAATCTGGAGATTGGGAGCCTCAAATCATCcctttgtaatttttctttctatccaTTACAAATCACTATATCAGTCAATTTACATTCCTTTCAATCTTGCATTCTTGATTCAGCTACTGTTCTATTTAAAGTCATAACATTTGGTATCTAGAGCCACTAGCTGTAATGGTAGAGGGAGCTCGATCAAAGCAGCAGCAAGAAGTAGTTCACCGTCAAGTGGAATCCCACAAGTAGAGTATTCAGGAGATCTATGAGCAGCTTAATCAAATGGTTGACATGATGCGCACCGTGGTTGCAAACCAGACACAGGTAGCTCACTAAGACCCACATTTAGAGTTTGATCTTGAACCTCATGACCATCATAGACACATAAACAGAGGGATCCAACTAAAATTTCCCCATTTTGATAGAGAAAGTCCAGTGGAATGGGTTTTCAAGGCTTCTCATTACTTtgaattttatcaaacacctctTGTCCATCGATTGCTCGTGGCCTCATATCATATGGAAGTAGAAGTGTTGGTATGGTACCAAGATGCTATAGAGACTAAACAATTCACTAGCTAAGAAACCTTCACCCAAGCCCTACAAGTAAAGTTCAGACCCACAACTTATGACAACCCCAGGCTGAAACAGACCTCCTCGGTGGCTGCTTACAAGGGTTAGTTCAAAGCACTATCCAATAGGTTGAAAGGCCTCTCAAACGCCCATAAATTGAGTTGCTTTCTCAGTGGGCTCAATGATGAAATTCAGCTTCCAATCAGAATGCTCAAGCCAGTAAGTTTAACTACTGCGTTTGACTTGACCAAAATTCAAGAGTAATATTTAGCTAGTACTAATAAGACAGTAAAAACAAGGAGTGAAAAAGGGAACTCACAGTCTAGTAATAGCCAATGGACAAGCCAGCTTGAAGGATCTGATAGAGGGCAAAAGTGTTCAGCACCTGCAAAAAAATTTACTCAGCACAGATGgatgaaaaaaggaagaagtgTTTGTGCTACCATTGTGAAGAGAAATGGAATCCTTCCCCTGTATGCAAAAGCACAAAAA is a window from the Juglans regia cultivar Chandler chromosome 7, Walnut 2.0, whole genome shotgun sequence genome containing:
- the LOC108996443 gene encoding BTB/POZ domain-containing protein POB1-like, which gives rise to MRNLDMNSDLFDPKTVMDSDFSRGLSAGEADFGFAFNDSNFSDRLLRIEIVGDPLENRPDSEVLDVTSWDVEQILICNQPDMDECVACQNPDEEADAMSEESPSGDEAGNSNDSSWSMDCSVVVRVKTLHISSPILAAKSPFFYKLFSNGMRESEQRHITLRINASEEVALMELLNFMYSNTLSVTTAPALLEVLMAADKFEVASCMRYCSRLLRNIPMTPKSALDYLELPSSVLIADAIQPLTDTAKRYLATRYKDINKSQEDLMDLRLAGVEAVLSSDDLQVASEDTVYDFMLKWARAQYPKLEERREVIGKNLARLIRFPYMTCRKLRKVLSCNDFDHEVASKFVMEALFFKAEAPHRQRIQAAEESAVRFRRYVERAYKYRPVKVVEFELPRQQCVVYLDLKREECANLFPSGRVYSQAFHLGGQGFFLSAHCNMDQQSSSHCFGLFLGMQEKGSVTFAVDYEFAARSKPTDEFSSKYKGNYTFTGGKAVGYRNLFGIPWTSFMAEDSHHFVNGVLHLRAELTIRH
- the LOC108996446 gene encoding eukaryotic translation initiation factor 1A, with amino-acid sequence MPKNKGKGGKNRKRGKNEADDDKRELVFKEDGQEYAQVLRMLGNGRCEATCIDGTKRLCHIRGKMHKKVWIAAGDIILVGLRDYQDDKADVILKYMPDEARLLKAYGELPETTRLNEGIAGGLVEEDDAAGDDYIEFEDEDIDKI